From a single Eleginops maclovinus isolate JMC-PN-2008 ecotype Puerto Natales chromosome 18, JC_Emac_rtc_rv5, whole genome shotgun sequence genomic region:
- the linc.pou2af1 gene encoding colorectal cancer associated 2 → MSDKPRVYQGVRVKTTVKELLQKHRAREANSKKVKTISQACSDLQGLCSSTFQTRHEDPPPAISPDDVRGCGAPAFQLSTATFPVPDSSCGSQMQEERSFNDIPQQFSDMMLPGNVYSGNNNTSSSGGGGGGGSYSASLPAPPTLPLPWCHALSSDADYYGHGMATCSSPELLKLCAPVGHKSYSPQDSFDSSSSSCYDSPTRIEPFYPDLPSEHYHYQHCTLQDCYCLPYWPGPQDSFSAPEYASYYNPTDYPYACPVEENYFRRDLQMTSEMCYNEL, encoded by the exons ATGTCTG ATAAGCCGAGGGTTTATCAGGGCGTCCGCGTGAAGACAACCgtcaaagagctgctgcagaaacacagagccCGCGAGGCAAACAGCAAAAAAGTGAAAACG ATATCCCAGGCGTGCTCAGATCTGCAGGGACTTTGCTCGTCCACTTTTCAAA CTCGCCATGAGGACCCTCCTCCTGCCATTTCTCCAGATGACGTGCGCGGTTGTGGAGCACCTGCCTTCCAGCTGAGCACCGCCACGTTCCCGGTGCCTGACAGCTCGTGCGGCAGCCAGATGCAAGAGGAGCGCTCCTTCAACGACATCCCGCAGCAGTTCAGCGACATGATGTTGCCAGGCAACGTCTACAGTGGCAACAACAACACCAGCAGCAGTGGCGGTGGCGGTGGCGGTGGCAGCTACAGCGCCTCCCTGCCTGCCCCTCCAACCCTACCGCTGCCCTGGTGCCACGCGCTCTCCTCTGACGCGGACTACTACGGCCATGGAATG GCTACCTGCTCCTCACCGGAGTTGCTGAAGCTCTGCGCCCCCGTGGGTCACAAGAGCTACTCACCCCAGGACTCTTTcgactcttcctcctcctcctgctacGACTCCCCCACCAGGATAGAGCCTTTTTACCCCGACCTCCCCTCCGAGCACTACCACTACCAGCACTGCACCCTCCAGGACTGTTACTGCCTGCCTTACTGGCCCGGCCCGCAGGACAGCTTCTCCGCCCCTGAATACGCATCTTACTACAACCCCACAGACTATCCGTACGCCTGCCCTGTGGAGGAGAACTATTTCAGGAGGGATTTGCAGATGACCTCCGAAATGTGCTACAATGAACTATAA
- the LOC134880660 gene encoding POU class 2 homeobox associating-factor 2-like, translated as MDTEYSKRVYQGVRVKHTVKDLLAEKRSRQTNGPRYNGGSPTPPSFVQMPGSHMLPSYYGMRRSFISDSDFCPSTKQFSPDVYSPTLGGKPLGCEPSSMSSYSSFIDSYYPETFGDYRSAAAFSSSGSSFLPSSALSSLLPPFGGESSHLFLRDSWEQSVPEPVPQVEALCQDSLASVSVPPSMPSPEPPGSPSQYRSPSRGSSMGPVSSSQPYTLHSLEEAHYHPLTTSSTYTVPPSSFPCPSYMSTPISDLVSKMVTDEAGTSLPPNSEAHSSWAKEDGVSSWSPYEIRRAY; from the exons ATGGATACAG AATACTCCAAGAGAGTGTACCAAGGCGTTCGAGTGAAGCACACAGTCAAGGACCTGCTGGCGGAGAAGAGATCCCGACAAACAAACGGGCCCAGATACAAC GGAGGATCCCCCACTCCGCCGTCTTTTGTGCAAATGCCAG GGTCTCACATGCTGCCCAGCTACTACGGCATGAGGCGCTCCTTCATCTCGGACTCAGACTTCTGCCCGTCCACTAAGCAGTTCTCCCCTGATGTGTACTCTCCCACACTTGGTGGTAAACCCCTGGGCTGCGAGCCCTCCTCCATGAGCAGCTACTCGTCCTTCATTGACAGCTACTACCCAGAGACCTTCGGGGATTACCGCAGCGCCGCCGCCTTCTCCAGCTCTGGAAGCTCCTTCCTGCCCTCATCCGCCCTCTCATCCCTGCTGCCACCCTTCGGTGGAGAGTCCTCACATTTATTTCTG AGAGACTCATGGGAGCAGTCGGTTCCTGAGCCGGTACCGCAGGTGGAGGCTCTGTGTCAGGACAGTCTGGCCTCCGTCAGCGTGCCGCCCTCCATGCCCAGCCCAGAACCCCCGGGGAGCCCTTCCCAGTACCGCTCCCCCAGCCGAGGCTCCTCCATGGGCCCTGTGTCCAGCAGCCAGCCCTACACCTTGCACTCCCTGGAGGAAGCCCACTACCACCCTTTAACCACCAGCAGCACCTACACTGTCCCCCCCAGCTCCTTCCCCTGCCCTTCCTACATGAGCACCCCCATCAGCGACCTGGTGTCAAAGATGGTGACGGACGAGGCGGGTACTAGCCTCCCCCCTAACAGCGAGGCGCACTCCTCCTGGGCCAAAGAGGATGGAGTGAGCTCCTGGTCGCCATACGAGATCAGAAGGGCCTACTGA